TCGCCGATCGACTTCTCGGTTCCGAACGCACCCTGTTCTACAGCGCCATCCTCATCATGTTCGGCCACATCGCACTGGCAGTGCTGCCCGGGTTCCTGGGGGTCGGTGTCGGATTGATTCTCGTCGCGTTCGGTAGCGGCGGCCTCAAAGCGAACGCGACGTCTTTGGTGGGAGACCTGTACGAGGAGAAGGATCCTCGACGGGACGCCGGCTTCTCGCTCTTTTACATGGGCATCAACATCGGCGCGTTCATCGGCCCGCTGCTCACCGGTTTGGTCTGGGACAAGATCGGATTCCATGCCGGCTTCGCGCTGGCGGCTATCGGTATGGGGCTCGGTCTCATCCAGTACACGCTCGGCCGGAAGCATTTGCACGGCATCGGCGCTGTCGCCCCCAATCCGCTCCCCTCGACCGAGCGAACCAAGTGGGTCGCGATCATTGCGGCAGCAATCGCCGTCATCGCCCTGCTCTCGGTGTTCGGGGCGATCAGAGCATCGAACCTGTCCAACGTCGTCGTCGGAGTCACGGTCGTCGCTGCTATCGGATACTTCGCGATCATCCTGTCCAGCAAGAACATCACCTCGATCGAACGTCGTCGGGTCATCTCGTTCATTCCGATGTTCATCGCCAGTGCTGCGTTCTGGTCGCTTTTCCAGCAGCAATTCACCACAGTGCCGCTCATCGCCGACACCGAATTGGACCGAAATCTCTTAGGCTGGGAGTTCCCGCCGTCGTGGGTGCAGTCCATCAACCCGGTGTTCATCATCATCTTTGCGGGCATTTTCGCCGCAATGTGGACCAAGCTCGGTAACCGTCAGCCCTCGACGCCCCTGAAGTTCGCTGCAGGCGTGGGCATCATGGGCGTAGCTTTCCTCGCATTCGTGCCCGCCCTCGCCGGCGACAACATGCCACTGCTCGCCCTGATCGGCATCTTGTTGATGTTCACCTTCGCGGAGCTGTTCCTCTCCCCAGTCGGCCTGTCACTGTCCACCAAACTCGCGCCGGAGAACTTCCACACGCAGATGGTCGC
This region of Rhodococcus sp. PAMC28707 genomic DNA includes:
- a CDS encoding peptide MFS transporter: MADVTDKQDTRFFGQPFALANLFGVEMWERFSFYGMQGILIFYLYYSVSDGGLGIPESSATSIVGAYGGTVYLSTILGAWIADRLLGSERTLFYSAILIMFGHIALAVLPGFLGVGVGLILVAFGSGGLKANATSLVGDLYEEKDPRRDAGFSLFYMGINIGAFIGPLLTGLVWDKIGFHAGFALAAIGMGLGLIQYTLGRKHLHGIGAVAPNPLPSTERTKWVAIIAAAIAVIALLSVFGAIRASNLSNVVVGVTVVAAIGYFAIILSSKNITSIERRRVISFIPMFIASAAFWSLFQQQFTTVPLIADTELDRNLLGWEFPPSWVQSINPVFIIIFAGIFAAMWTKLGNRQPSTPLKFAAGVGIMGVAFLAFVPALAGDNMPLLALIGILLMFTFAELFLSPVGLSLSTKLAPENFHTQMVALFFLSVALGSAMAGTLAGYYDQDNPNPFFYSVGAASIAVAVALVALTPWIKKMMSGVK